In one window of Thermoanaerobaculum aquaticum DNA:
- a CDS encoding alkaline phosphatase family protein, with amino-acid sequence AIPQVESRRSGTPFWQLAGEAGMPATVVRVPVTFPAKAFPHGHLLAGLGVPDLRGRIGSPAYYTTDPGFVPGYDNEFSIEVVKLPPGQSHWVTKILGPQDRLFGSGSYLESPLLLTLSADGRKLELQTCGQKVTLAVGEWSPWVKVCFQFNPLVRVTGWSRFKLLSLEPHLKLYLQPINPDPLRTPPGFDLSAPRSWAAELFRQLGPFKTVGWAIDTWAPSEKVVDEQTFMEDIQHTEGEEFRRLLRRFLASQDTLLVHYFEFTDRVGHILWRALDPQNPAYPGPEAPRFAGYVEQAYQLMDEIVGEVQEQLGPQDVLLVLSDHGFSTWRRSFHINTWLAREGYLALTAPSGQVENLENLFNRGQFWPNVDWGRTRAYHLGLGGLYINLAGRERFGTVAPGEEYEALRRELAARLEALVDPATGAHPVSRVFLREQVYQSFDPKLIPDLIVTTSQGYRISWQSALGGMPDRLFEDNARVWSGDHCTLDPAVVPGVLFVNRPLLRRDLSMLDVYPTLLKLLGVRSSEPLSGHVFL; translated from the coding sequence GGCCATTCCCCAGGTGGAAAGCCGGCGCAGCGGAACGCCCTTCTGGCAGTTGGCGGGGGAGGCGGGAATGCCCGCTACGGTGGTGCGGGTGCCGGTTACCTTCCCGGCCAAGGCTTTTCCCCACGGACATCTGCTAGCCGGCCTTGGGGTCCCTGACTTGCGGGGACGCATTGGTTCGCCGGCGTATTACACCACCGACCCCGGCTTTGTTCCCGGCTACGACAACGAGTTCTCCATTGAGGTTGTGAAGCTGCCACCGGGTCAAAGCCACTGGGTGACCAAGATCTTAGGGCCCCAGGATCGCCTCTTCGGCAGCGGTTCCTACCTGGAAAGCCCGCTTTTGTTGACGCTTTCCGCCGATGGCCGGAAGCTGGAGCTGCAAACCTGCGGCCAGAAGGTGACGCTTGCGGTAGGGGAGTGGAGCCCGTGGGTCAAGGTGTGCTTTCAGTTTAACCCGTTGGTGCGGGTAACTGGCTGGTCCCGCTTTAAGCTTTTGAGCCTCGAGCCCCACCTCAAGCTTTACCTGCAGCCCATCAACCCCGACCCACTGCGCACCCCCCCGGGCTTTGACCTTTCGGCGCCGCGTTCTTGGGCTGCTGAGCTGTTTCGCCAGTTGGGGCCTTTTAAAACCGTGGGTTGGGCCATTGACACCTGGGCGCCTTCGGAAAAAGTGGTGGACGAGCAAACGTTCATGGAGGACATCCAGCACACCGAGGGCGAGGAGTTCCGCCGTCTGTTGCGTCGCTTTTTGGCAAGCCAGGACACGCTTTTGGTGCACTACTTCGAGTTTACCGACCGGGTGGGGCACATCCTCTGGCGGGCTTTAGACCCGCAAAATCCTGCGTACCCGGGGCCCGAGGCTCCGAGGTTTGCGGGGTACGTGGAGCAGGCGTACCAGCTGATGGACGAGATTGTGGGGGAGGTGCAGGAACAGCTGGGGCCTCAGGACGTGCTTTTGGTGTTGTCCGACCACGGCTTTTCCACCTGGCGCCGGTCTTTCCACATCAACACCTGGTTGGCCAGGGAAGGGTATCTGGCGCTCACCGCCCCATCGGGTCAGGTGGAAAACCTGGAAAACCTCTTCAACCGCGGGCAGTTCTGGCCCAACGTGGACTGGGGTCGCACCCGCGCCTACCACCTGGGTTTGGGCGGCCTTTACATCAACCTCGCCGGCCGTGAGCGCTTCGGCACCGTGGCCCCGGGGGAGGAGTACGAGGCGCTCCGTCGGGAGCTGGCCGCCCGCCTGGAGGCCCTGGTGGACCCGGCCACCGGTGCCCACCCGGTGTCACGGGTTTTCCTGCGGGAGCAGGTGTATCAGAGCTTTGACCCCAAGCTAATCCCCGACCTCATCGTCACCACCTCCCAGGGTTACCGCATTTCCTGGCAGAGCGCCCTGGGGGGCATGCCTGACCGGCTCTTTGAGGACAACGCGCGGGTGTGGTCGGGGGACCACTGCACCCTGGACCCGGCGGTGGTTCCCGGGGTGCTTTTCGTCAACCGGCCGTTGCTTCGCCGCGATCTTTCCATGCTGGACGTGTACCCCACGCTGCTCAAGCTGCTGGGGGTGAGGTCTTCAGAACCGCTGTCCGGCCATGTTTTCCTGTAA
- a CDS encoding murein hydrolase activator EnvC family protein translates to MFSCKQRWAWIFLAFVIAAGHCAWAGPQEQQLAELERQAAAIAQKLTELLARASALTSRREQLENQLAVASLRVRQAETELQLLAGELKNAQEKLAALQKQVAEKQRQVRLRLGTLAAVKTTLEPYLAVALWSDPKGFSEKLTLLLAVVAYQKKELQQLEELAREQNQALAALSQKQEEAREKLQELEDRRQQLVATRRQVLAELSRLEGERRQQATALSELAEAQARLERLWGRVTEGGNSLPAGVRLLRGGLPWPVEEGRVVRAFGRFRDPRYATVVLHPGWDLAVPPGAEVKAVAGGRVVYAQFFKSIGNLVIVAHGEDVYTLYGRLATMFVSGGQRVAMGEPLGLAGPEARESNLYFEVRNGTVAQDPALWLRPKGKQ, encoded by the coding sequence ATGTTTTCCTGTAAGCAGCGGTGGGCCTGGATTTTTCTTGCTTTTGTTATAGCTGCGGGGCACTGCGCCTGGGCTGGCCCCCAGGAGCAGCAGCTGGCCGAGCTGGAACGACAGGCTGCCGCCATTGCCCAGAAGCTCACCGAGCTTTTGGCCCGGGCCAGTGCCCTCACCAGCCGGCGGGAGCAGCTGGAAAACCAGCTGGCGGTGGCTTCCTTACGGGTACGGCAAGCGGAAACCGAGCTGCAGCTTTTGGCGGGAGAACTTAAAAACGCGCAGGAAAAGCTGGCCGCGTTGCAAAAGCAGGTGGCCGAAAAGCAGCGCCAGGTGCGGCTGCGTTTGGGTACGCTGGCAGCGGTGAAAACCACCCTGGAGCCGTACCTGGCCGTGGCTTTATGGTCAGACCCAAAGGGTTTTTCCGAAAAGCTCACCTTGCTTTTGGCGGTGGTGGCGTATCAAAAGAAAGAGCTGCAGCAACTGGAAGAGCTGGCCCGAGAGCAAAATCAGGCTCTGGCGGCGCTATCGCAAAAGCAGGAGGAAGCCAGGGAAAAGCTCCAGGAGCTGGAGGATCGCCGGCAACAGCTAGTGGCCACCAGAAGGCAGGTCCTGGCGGAGCTTTCGCGGCTGGAGGGGGAGCGTCGGCAGCAAGCCACTGCCCTTTCTGAGCTTGCGGAGGCGCAAGCCCGCCTGGAGCGCCTGTGGGGACGGGTCACGGAGGGCGGTAATTCGCTGCCGGCGGGCGTGCGGCTTCTGCGGGGGGGCCTGCCCTGGCCGGTGGAGGAGGGGCGGGTGGTGCGGGCCTTTGGTCGCTTCCGCGACCCCCGGTACGCCACCGTGGTTCTCCACCCGGGGTGGGACCTGGCGGTTCCGCCGGGGGCCGAGGTGAAGGCGGTCGCTGGCGGCCGGGTGGTTTACGCGCAGTTCTTTAAGTCCATCGGCAACCTGGTCATTGTGGCCCATGGGGAAGACGTGTACACGCTTTACGGCCGGCTTGCTACCATGTTCGTGAGCGGCGGCCAGCGGGTAGCCATGGGTGAGCCGTTGGGCCTGGCGGGCCCGGAAGCCCGCGAGAGCAACCTCTACTTTGAGGTTCGCAACGGCACGGTGGCCCAGGATCCGGCCCTCTGGCTGCGGCCGAAAGGAAAGCAATGA